In Fusarium poae strain DAOMC 252244 chromosome Unknown contig_2, whole genome shotgun sequence, a single genomic region encodes these proteins:
- a CDS encoding uncharacterized protein (TransMembrane:2 (i59-84o130-149i)): protein MDLDAEIDHVDRVRSSLAENPTLTASQENTLSTIIDLIKEDPVQRKKHSEATRSRRKSALALLSAISSHLGGVVLFLCSTALSITKLYRINQHHIQFMSKLEAWDKRVKFTDAVVSLAHKYFTPSLLSRLSINSIAIILTWLLTVCAVLDSDEARTTHTNRRAHSASRVTKRPRTDPTSIEHVAVPSYHGVLDLAKHQPLSKTATDDYNDGGCRACSDNSDDTEGSEDSDESDSGKRPAAEVFVDNPHTTVDNDVQLYSNVYELQDMDVIRVVANQREDFSTGRILYPKDFTDSTGAKAHNFNLFVKAYDHHSLVILSDHIQIRLGQTFREPYRAARLIHIHDQGNIIIIRDLFVVKLMPHRRGARLLGLETF, encoded by the exons ATGGACCTCGATGCCGAAATCGATCATGTGGACAGAGTCCGATCAAGTCTGGCAGAAAACCCGACTCTTACTGCATCGCAAGAGAATACCCTTTCAACCATAATCGATCTCATCAAAGAGGATCCTGTACAACGCAAAAAACACTCTGAAGCTACGCGAAGTAGGCGCAAATCTGCTCTTGCATTATTGTCAGCCATTAGCAGCCACCTCGGTGGCGTGGTCCTCTTTCTCTGCAGCACCGCATTGTCCATTACCAAGCTCTACAGGATCAATCAACACCACATTCAATTTATGTCCAAATTAGAAGCCTGGGATAAGCGTGTCAAATTCACCGATGCTGTTGTTAGCCTGGCGCACAAATACTTTACACCCAGTCTACTCTCGCGCCTAAGTATTAACTCGATTGCTATTATCCTGACCTGGTTATTGACCGTCTGCGCTGTTCTAGACTCCGATGAAGCTCGTACTACGCATACAAACCGAAGAGCTCATTCCGCAAGTCGTGTAACTAAGCGGCCTCGAACCGATCCAACTTCAATCGAGCACGTAGCTGTTCCAAGTTATCATGGCGTCCTAGATCTCGCGAAGCACCAACCATTGAGCAAAACAGCGACCGATGATTATAATGATGGCGGCTGTAGAGCCTGTAGTGACAATAGCGATGACACAGAGGGAAGTGAGGACAGTGACGAGAGCGACTCGGGAAAACGACCAGCTGCGGAGGTTTTTGTAGATAACCCCCATACAACGGTCGACAACGATG TACAACTTTACTCGAATGTCTACGAGTTGCAAGATATGGATGTTATTCGCGTTGTCGCCAACCAACGTGAAGACTTT TCAACTGGTAGAATTCTGTACCCCAAAGATTTTACCGACTCTACAGGCGCCAAAGCACACAACTTCAACCTCTTCGTCAAAGCATACGATCACCATTCCCTTGTTATCCTGTCCGACCATATCCAGATACGTCTTGGTCAAACGTTCCGAGAACCATACCGAGCCGCTCGATTGATCCACATCCACGACCAGGGCAACATAATTATCATTAGGGATTTGTTCGTCGTCAAACTCATGCCACACCGGCGGGGAGCAAGACTGCTTGGTCTAGAGACGTTTTAG